The genomic interval GATGGAGCTAGGGAAAGAACTGGAGCAATTTGAAGAGATTATAGGTTCAACAATAAATAGTAAAGTAGGAATTATCTTTGACTGGGAAAATTATTGGGCGCTAGAGTATACGAGTGGACCTAATAAAGATTTAACCTATGTAGACCAGATTCATCAGTACTATCAATATTTTTACAATAAAAATATTCCAGTTGATATGATATCGGTGGATAGTGACCTTTCTAAATATGATGTGGTTGTGGCACCAGTTCTCTATATGATGAAAGCAGGCCTAGCAGAGCGGATTACTGCATTTGTTGAAACTGGAGGGCAGTTTGTTACTACTTTTATGAGCGGGATCGTTAATGAATCAGATAATGTATATCTTGGAGGATACCCAGGACCATTGCGCGAAATAGCAGGAATATGGGTAGAAGAAATTGATGCATTAGCTCCAGAGCAAAAGAATGGCGTCGAATTTAATGATGGAAATGCCTATACCTGTCAGCTGCTATGTGACATTATTCATCTAGAAGGTGCAGAGACCATTGCCACCTATAAAGAAGATTTTTACGGGGATACCCCAGCGATTACGAAAAATTCCTATGGAAAAGGGAATGTCTGGTATGTTGGTACCCAAGTAGAACAAGATGGTATTGCCCATTTGTTCAATCAAGTGATAGCAGAAACAAATGTGAAGCCGGTGTGTTCTAACGGAGAAGGACTTGAAATTACGAAAAGAGAGACAACGGATGCTTCTTTTTATTTTGTCATTAATCAAAAAACAAAGAAGCATTTATTACCAGAAGAGCTAGTTGGAAAGCGTAATCTTTTAACAGGAGAAGTAGTGAAAGAAGCAGTGGAGCTAGGGCAATTTGATGTGCTTTTATTGAAATAGAGGTTTGGGGATTTTGAGGCTGCACCGATTAAAGTTCGGTGTGGCTTTTTGGTGTGTGGTGGGAATTATGATGGGAGATGGAGAAGTGGTTTTCATCAATCAGATGAAAACCACAATTCAAGAGGGAAGCAAGAAAAATGGTGTACATCAATCAGACGAACACCACAATCCAAGAAAAAAAGCAGAAAACTTGTTCTCCAAGGGAATGAAAGCCAAGATATCGAGTGGAAAAATGTCCATGATAAACAATACACCTTTTCTCAAAAACCCAAAGCTTTCATCTAACTCCCAATCCATTACACTGGATTACTATAATAAGTAATAAAATTTATATCTTGATTATAATTCCCAAAGCCTTTTCCAAATAACGTAACGCCACCAAGATTTTCTGCATCTTCTTTAATTTCTACCTTTAAATCCCACATTCCACGTTGTTCGTCACGAAACTCGTCAATTGTAGTATCGGATAATTTTTTTCCATCAGCATAAACACCGTGCTTGGTGATGCGAATAGTAAGCAAGATGCCGTATTGATTGGTTTCATTTGGCCACCAATCAGGGGTGAAGCGACCTCTGGTGTCAGAGAAGTCTCCTGGGCTGGTCCAGGTGCATAGTTCTTTTCCATTTAAGGAAAACGTAATGTCAGATGGCCAAACATTATTGGAATATGGAAACTCAGAGGATGCTTCTAATACGATATCAATCATCTCAAGCTTATCAGTTTCTTTTAAAATGGATGGAATGCGATATTCGATAAATCCCTTTGTAAACCAAAGGATAGCTGCTTGATTTTTTTGCGGATCCATAAAGTATTTTGAATCATCGTATTCGCCAATGGGATTTGTGGTAGTAGCAAGTCCACACGTCGGATAAACATCAAAATTAAAATAATGTCCAACAGGAATTTCTTGTTTATAGCTTTCATAAGCAGAGTAGATTTTTTGCGGAAATTGGATTTCAATTCGATCTACTTTTAAGATAGCGACTTTTTGCAGACCAGATTTACCAGGGATTGTTTCGGTTTTCACTAAACCTGCATCGCTCATCTTTGTAATATGTCTACTGACTATCGCGCTACTTATATTCAATTCTTTTGCTAATTCTCCAATATTCATTTTTTTCTTGGATAATAATTTAATAATGTTTATGCGAGTAGGACTGGATAGAACCTCGTACACAGGGATAGAATTTTCCGATATATCTAATTGCATGAGTGATCCCCCCCCTTTTATTACTATTATATACTACATGAATAAATTAATGGCAAAATAATTTATTTTATATAACTTATTAGTTAATTAAAATAAATAATATTATAAAAATAGTATACTATTAAGTTATTGACAACGGTTTCAAATCGTAATATATTTTAGTCATAAGTTTATCTTTGAAGTATGTAACTGGCAATGGATAATGAGTTAGACGTAAAGGAGGAAATGGTACATAGAGCCTATTATCTATTCACGTTTTTCCAAAAATGAATAATGGAGGAATCATAACATGCAAGTGAATTTATTATTAGATAAACAAGGACCGACAATTAGTAAATATATTTATGGGCAATTTGCTGAACATCTAGGACGGTGTATTTATGAAGGGGTTTGGGTTGGAAAAGACTCCGATATTCCAAATGTAAATGGAATTCGAAAAGATGTGGTTGCAGCATTAAAAAATATCCAAGTACCTGTTGTTCGTTGGCCAGGTGGTTGTTTTGCGGATGAATATCATTGGAAAGATGGAATTGGGCCAGTGGAGAATAGAAGTACAATCGTTAATACACATTGGGGTGGAGTAACGGAAAATAACCACTTTGGCACACATGAGTTTCTTGAATTGATTCGTCAATTAGAGTGTGAAGCATATGTAAATGGAAATGTGGGGAGCGGAAATGTACAAGAAATGCAGGAATGGGTTGAATATATGACCATGAACGGAGAATCGCCAATGGCAAATCTTCGCAGAGAAAATGGTCAAGAAGAAGCATGGAAAGTAGAATTCTTTGGCGTGGGTAATGAAAATTGGGGCTGTGGTGGAAATATGCGTCCTGAATATTATGCAGACTTATACCGTAGATATCAGACATATGTACGTAAGTATGGAGAGCATAATATTTATAAAATTGCCTGTGGTCCTAATGTAGATGACTATAATTGGACGGAAGTATTAATGAAAAATGCGGCAAGATTTATGGATGGACTTAGCTTACATCATTATTCTATTCCAACGAGAGTATGGCAGGATAAAGGAAATGCTTTAAACTTCCCAGAAGAACAGTGGTATTCCGTTTTAGAACATGCACAGTATATGGACGAGTTAATTACAAAGCATAGTACAATCATGGATAAATATGATCCGGAAAAACGAGTTGGTTTAATCGTAGATGAGTGGGGTTCTTGGTACAATGTAGAGCCTGGAACAAACCCTGGCTTTCTATATCAACAAAACACGATTCGTGATGCAATGCTTGCTGCTATTACATTAAATATTTTCCATAAGCATGCAGACAGAGTTCATATGGCGAATATTGCGCAAATGGTGAATGTACTGCAGTCAATGATATTAACAGAAGGGGAAAAAATGATCAAAACCCCTACTTATCATGTTTTCGATTTGTATAAACATCATCAGGATGCAGAACTAGTTGATTCTTATGGAGATGAAAGTAATCATGTAACATATACAGCTTCTAAGAAGGACGGAAAATTAACGGTCTCCCTATGTAACTATGACTTAACAGAAACGAGAGAAATTACACTTTCTAGAAAAGAAGGGGAATTTGTAGTAGTAGAAGCAGAATATATTACAGCAAATACTATGGATGCCCATAATACATTTGAACAACCAGATGTTGTAGCAAAAAAAGAGTTTACTAGTTATATAATGGAGAAGGATACATTAAAGGTTACTTTAGCACCTATGAGTGTTGCGAGCATCGTAACAAAGGTGAACTAAGATGGCATGTGTAGGCTGCGAGATAAAGGAACAAGTTAGTCGACTAGATGTTGATGCACTTGTACGAGAACAGCTTTCCTTCGAAATAGATTTAGCCGAAGAGGAAGTAAGAGATCAGCGGTTGAACATATGTGACCAATGTGAGCACCTAAATCAGCATACATGTGGAAAATGCGGCTGCTTTGTCCGCTTCCGTGCTAGCTTAGAGAAAAAAAGCTGTCCGGATAGAAAGTGGTAGCTAGGCTCATTATACAACCTTGATTGACGATTGAAAAAAGAACGGAATAAATACTTAGGGAAGGTTAGCGGTAATGGCTGCCTTCCTTTTTTTGAGCACCTTTTAAGACAACTCTTTTTCATTGCTCGAAAAAAATTTCATAATCCGAAATTTTTTTGTAAATCATAGTGAATATTTTCATTATTTGTAATACAATAACTCTTTGTGGGGAGGAGAAAGAATGAACTTATTAAGAACTACTTTACAGCATTTTAAACCATATTGGCGTAAGTTATTGATTGCTTTATTTTTCTCATTAATTGGTGGTGCCTTTACGATTTTACCTCCAATTCTGGTAGGGAAATTGGTGGATGAAGTAATCGGGGACAAAGCAATAGCATTTATTTTATGGATTGTATTCGGAATATTATCAGCATTTTTAGGAAAGGCGTTATTTGAATCTTTACAAGAATTTGTTCAGGTGAAAATTGGATTTGATGTGATTACAGATATGCAAATTCGCGCGTTTAAAAGACTTCACAGAACGCCGATGTCCTTTTTCTCAAAGACACCTCGTGGGGATATGCTTTATCGACTAACACATGATGTAGAATCGATACAAAACTTGAATAATACGGTTGTACCAAGAATTTTGCAACAAGTAATTAGTGCAATAGCAGCATTTATCACGGTATTTGCGATATACTGGCCAGCTGCGATTGTGATGTTCATTGTATTTGCCATTTATATTCTTCCATCCTTTAAGTTAGGGAAAACGATGCGGAAAATGAGTGCGGTACAAAGAGATATGAGTGCTGACATGTATCAGCATTTGCAGGAAAGTATCGAGAGTGTTCGTTTAGTAAGAACCTATCAAACACAAAAAGAGGAAATTGCTACACAGGAAAAGAAACTGAGCAATTGGAAAAATTACTCTATTCGAGCGGCATTAATTGGGAAAGTCAATTGGCGTCTAGGGAACTTATTTAATATTGCTACTCCTGGTGTTGTGATGCTGATTGGTGGATTAGCCATTTGGCAAGGGAATATTACTGTAGGTACGCTCGTTTCTTGTTTAAACTTTATTCCAATCATGTTCCAGCCTGTTCGTTCCTTAGCGGAAAATGCCTTAACGATTCAACAGGCAATTCCAGCATTGCAAAGAATATACGAATACTTTGATCTGCCGGAAGAGCATGAACAAAATCTTCCGAATTTTGGTGCAGTTCAAGGGGGTTTAGCTTTAGATAATATTTGGTTTTCCTATCCAGGAAGTGATAAGCAAGTTTTAAAAGGTGTATCTGTTTCAGTAGAAACCGGAAAGCATATTGGCATCGTTGGCACGAGTGGTGGTGGAAAAAGTACGCTTATTCAAATTTTACTAGGGCTATATGAACCAGAGAAAGGCTCAGTGACTATTGATGGAAAAAATTTATTTGCCTATAACCGCAATAGTTTTCGCAGGCAGGTTGGAGTAGTCTCACAGGAAACCTTCCTATTAAATAGTACGCTTCGCAATAATCTTCTTTATGGAAAGCCTGATGCAACGATGGAAGAGCTGGAGCAGGCTGTTGAAGCAGCAGGTTTAAAGGAGCTAATCGAGTCCTTGGAGGATAAGTATGAAACGGTTGTGGGGGAACGTGGCTTGAAGCTTTCTGGGGGACAAAGACAAAGGGTTGCCCTTGCGAGAGCCATTTTGCGTCAGCCACCAGTGTTAATTTTTGACGAAGCTACATCTTCCTTAGATGGAGAAACGGAAGAAAAGGTTCAAGACTCATTAGAGCAATTAATTCCAGGAAGAACGACAATTACCATTGCCCATCGATTGATTACAGTCAGAAAGGCAGATACGATTCTGATGCTTGATCAGGGAATAGTTGCCGAACAAGGCACACATGATGAGTTGCTTGCCTTAAAAGGGCAGTATTATCAATTATATCGAGCACAATATAGCGAGCTAGAGAAGGAGATGATTGGATGAGTAAGCAGAATATCTCCAAACAAAAGAAAATCGGCGATGGCAAACGCGTTATTCAATTTTTAATGCCTTATAAAAAATGGGTCATTGGGGATTCGATTGTTATTGCTATTAGCCAGGTTTTTTCAGCATTAATACCGACTTTAGCACTGAGCTGGCTGATCGATACGATTCTTCCAAGTGAGAATAACACCTGGCTATGGGGATTAATGTGGCTTTTGGTATTATCTGCTGTATTAGATTTAGGGATGATGATTATTGATGAGTATTTTTGCCATATTACTGCGAAGTCTGTGACAAATAGACAAAAGCTACGATTATTTGGGCATTTGCAAGTGCTGCCTTTTTCGTTTTATCAAAATAATTCATCAGGAGAATTATTAGCACGAACTTCTGATGATCCAGATACCCTTCATAATTTTTTAGCATGGGAAGGGTCAACCTTTATGGCAAGTGCACAAGGGGTAGTGATTTATAGTATTGTATTGCTGTTCATCCATCCTTATTTAATGATTACAAGTGTTGTTCTTGGAATTCTATTTTACTGGGCATCCAACTATGTAGGGGCTAGAACACGAGCTGCATCAGCGGACGCTAGGGCAGAAGCTTCCAGATATTTAGAGAGATTAAGAGAATCTGTAACAGGTATTCATCTATCACGTGTAATGGGAGTTTCCGACAGTGAAGTAGAAAGTGTTGTTTCCATCAGAGATTCTTTTGTAAAACATTCTTTACGAGAATTAAAGGCAAGAATGCAATCGGTAGTTGTGATTGCAAGCTATAATGGATTTGCATTAGGACTTGTTTATTTTATCAGTACTCTCCTTATCTGGAATGCTGATTTAACTAGTGGTCAAATGTTAACAGCAGGTGGATTAGTAACGATTGCGGCAAATGAAATGCAGCGTCTCCTTCGCAATTGGCTTTCAGTCAGACGAACAGGGCCTGCTTTGGATCGTTCGGATATCTTGCTTTCTCAACCTGTATCAGAAGCAGAAACGAAGCATGGGGTTAGGGGAGAAAGAGCAAGTGGCGATGTGCGCTTGAAAGACGTGTCTTTCGTTTATCCAGATAAAGAAGAGAGTGTATTAAAGGGAGTTTCTTTTGATATAAAGGCAGGAGAAAAAATAGCCTTAGTTGGTCCGAGTGGTTCTGGAAAATCTACCATTATTGATCTGCTCTTTCGATTATATGACACAACAAAGGGTTCCATTGAAGTAGATGGTCGAGAGATTCGAGAATGGGATACAGACTGGCTGCGCTCGCAAATGGCAATTGTTACACAGGATGTACAAATGCGAAGTGGCACGTTGGCAGATAATTTACGAATTGGAAAATCAGATGCTACAGAGAGAGAATTGTATGACGTTCTTCGTGCGAGCGGTTTAGGTGAATTACTCGATACCCTTCCAGATGGACTGAACACAAAGGTCGGAGAAAGAGGAAGCTTACTATCTGGTGGGCAGAAACAGCGTCTATCTTTAGCACGAGCAATTTTGAAAGACGCGCCAATCCTAGTATTGGATGAAGCAAGCTCAGCGCTAGATCCTATTACAGAGGCAAAAATTAATGAAGCAGTTTTAAAAACAACAAAGAAACAAACGATTTTCATTATTTCCCACCGACTATCAACAGTACTATCCGCTGATCGGATTATCGTATTAGATAGAGGCGTAATAGTCGAAGAAGGTACACATAACGAGCTGTTAAAAAATAATAACGGCGTATATTCGCGATTATTCAAACGGGAAGCAGATATTGGAGAGGCGACTGTTAATCAGAAAGATGCACAGCTTATTTAAATAAGGCGAAGAACAGTAATTACATTTTGGGATTACTGTTTCTTTTCGTATGTTTTGATTTTTTGGAGAAAGCAAGTTAGAGATGTTTTAAGAACGAAAAAAGAGGGTTTCTCAGTGCCCGTTTTATCAAAAGAGGAAGGAAAAAGGTAATAGAGAAGGCCGCTCTGAGCCCGTTTTGTCAAAAGAGGAAGGCAAAAGGTAACAGAGAAGGCCGCTCTAAACCCGAGTTGGCATCAGAGCTAGGCAAAAGGTAACAGACTCTTCCCGACAGCGCCCGCTTTCTATTTTTCAAGAAAGTAAAAAGTGCTATAGTTATCATATCGTCAAAATATTCTGAGAGAGTAGGGGGAATACCATGAAAAATACATTAAGAGAATCCTATAACAAAACCGCCTATAAATTAGGCAATCATGGCAAAAGAAATGTACAAGTATTAAAAGAAGCCTTGCAGGAAGTAGACGGAAATGTAGAAAGTGATATGTATGGACAAGGACAAATAATAGAAGACTTTCAGCAAAAAATGGCCAATCTTTTCGGAAAGGAAGCAGCAGCTTTTTTCCAAGTGGAACGATGGCACAGCAAATCGCGCTCCGGATATGGTGTGACGTAAAGGATTTAGGGAAGGTTGCCTATCATCCATTAAGTCATTTAGAAATTCATGAACAAGATGGATTAAAGAAGCTTCATAAAATAGAAACCATCTTGTTGGCTGATGAAACGAGAGTAATAGAATTAGAGGATATTAGGCAAATGGAGAACGGGATTGCCTGCGTGCTGTTAGAATTGCCGCAGCGTGAAATTGGTGGCCAATTACCAAGCTTTGAGACATTAGAGGAAATTTCTCGTTATTGTAAAGAGCATGGAATTAAGCTCCATCTCGATGGGGCTAGATTATTGGAAGTACTACCTTATTATCAAAAAACAGCAGCCGAAGTATGTGCACTATTTGATAGTGTTTATATGTCTTTTTATAAAGGAATCGGCGGAGTTGCCGGGGCAATCTTAGCTGGGAGTGAGGAATTTACAAGCCAAGCAAAGGTTTGGAAACGAAGATATGGCGGTGATTTAATCAGTTTATATCCATATATTTTATCTGCCGATTATTATTACGAGAAACGAGCTCATAAAATGGCTGAATACTATGAATCTGCCAAAGAGCTAGCGGCGTTTTTTAATGGATGTGAAGGGATTCGAACACTTCCAATTGTGCCAGTTTCTAATATGTTCCATGTTCATTTTGATTTGGAAAAAGAAGAGGTAGAGGCTGTTTTAACAGATATTCAAGAAGGAATGGGAATTGGAATAAGTGGCTATGTAAAAGAAATCGATGAAAATACTTGTTCTTTTGAAACTAGCTTAGGTGATGCCTATCAAGAAATTCCGGTAGAAGTGGTTCGAAAAATGTTTGGTTTACTTGCAGAAAAAATAAGGGAAAGAAGGAGCGGGGAATAATGGAAATTATCCAGCAATGGGTTCAAGAGGATAGTGATTATATTCGAAAAAAGCTGGTCGCTTATAATATGGAGCAGTTGCCAGATAAATTAAAAAGTCCCTATGAAAATATTAGTTTTGTTGTAAAAGATGATAATGGCACAATTATGGCTGGCGTAACTGGTCATATGTTTTGGCATCATATGCATGTTGATTTCTTATGGGTGGACGAAAGTGTAAGAAAAGCAGGATACGGCAGCAAGCTCTTAGCGAAGATAGAACAAGCTGCAAAAGAAAATGCATGCACATTTATCTATTTAGATACCTTTAGCTTTCAAGCACCAGCCTTTTACGAAAAGCATGGCTACGAAGTATTTGGGACTCTAGATCATTTTCCAGAAAGGGTTAAACAATACTTTTTGAAGAAAAAATTAGTGGAATAGAAATAGAATGAAAACTTTGATGGGTGGAGAGAAGGGAAGAAGAGGATTGGCTGATAAATCGAAATTTTGGCTGATATCTGTGTTGGATTGGCTGATAAATCGAAATTTTGGCTGATATCTGTGTTGGATTGGCTGATAAATCGAAATTTT from Niallia sp. FSL W8-0635 carries:
- a CDS encoding ArsR/SmtB family transcription factor, which gives rise to MQLDISENSIPVYEVLSSPTRINIIKLLSKKKMNIGELAKELNISSAIVSRHITKMSDAGLVKTETIPGKSGLQKVAILKVDRIEIQFPQKIYSAYESYKQEIPVGHYFNFDVYPTCGLATTTNPIGEYDDSKYFMDPQKNQAAILWFTKGFIEYRIPSILKETDKLEMIDIVLEASSEFPYSNNVWPSDITFSLNGKELCTWTSPGDFSDTRGRFTPDWWPNETNQYGILLTIRITKHGVYADGKKLSDTTIDEFRDEQRGMWDLKVEIKEDAENLGGVTLFGKGFGNYNQDINFITYYSNPV
- a CDS encoding alpha-N-arabinofuranosidase, which produces MQVNLLLDKQGPTISKYIYGQFAEHLGRCIYEGVWVGKDSDIPNVNGIRKDVVAALKNIQVPVVRWPGGCFADEYHWKDGIGPVENRSTIVNTHWGGVTENNHFGTHEFLELIRQLECEAYVNGNVGSGNVQEMQEWVEYMTMNGESPMANLRRENGQEEAWKVEFFGVGNENWGCGGNMRPEYYADLYRRYQTYVRKYGEHNIYKIACGPNVDDYNWTEVLMKNAARFMDGLSLHHYSIPTRVWQDKGNALNFPEEQWYSVLEHAQYMDELITKHSTIMDKYDPEKRVGLIVDEWGSWYNVEPGTNPGFLYQQNTIRDAMLAAITLNIFHKHADRVHMANIAQMVNVLQSMILTEGEKMIKTPTYHVFDLYKHHQDAELVDSYGDESNHVTYTASKKDGKLTVSLCNYDLTETREITLSRKEGEFVVVEAEYITANTMDAHNTFEQPDVVAKKEFTSYIMEKDTLKVTLAPMSVASIVTKVN
- a CDS encoding DUF6171 family protein translates to MACVGCEIKEQVSRLDVDALVREQLSFEIDLAEEEVRDQRLNICDQCEHLNQHTCGKCGCFVRFRASLEKKSCPDRKW
- a CDS encoding ABC transporter ATP-binding protein, encoding MNLLRTTLQHFKPYWRKLLIALFFSLIGGAFTILPPILVGKLVDEVIGDKAIAFILWIVFGILSAFLGKALFESLQEFVQVKIGFDVITDMQIRAFKRLHRTPMSFFSKTPRGDMLYRLTHDVESIQNLNNTVVPRILQQVISAIAAFITVFAIYWPAAIVMFIVFAIYILPSFKLGKTMRKMSAVQRDMSADMYQHLQESIESVRLVRTYQTQKEEIATQEKKLSNWKNYSIRAALIGKVNWRLGNLFNIATPGVVMLIGGLAIWQGNITVGTLVSCLNFIPIMFQPVRSLAENALTIQQAIPALQRIYEYFDLPEEHEQNLPNFGAVQGGLALDNIWFSYPGSDKQVLKGVSVSVETGKHIGIVGTSGGGKSTLIQILLGLYEPEKGSVTIDGKNLFAYNRNSFRRQVGVVSQETFLLNSTLRNNLLYGKPDATMEELEQAVEAAGLKELIESLEDKYETVVGERGLKLSGGQRQRVALARAILRQPPVLIFDEATSSLDGETEEKVQDSLEQLIPGRTTITIAHRLITVRKADTILMLDQGIVAEQGTHDELLALKGQYYQLYRAQYSELEKEMIG
- a CDS encoding ABC transporter ATP-binding protein: MSKQNISKQKKIGDGKRVIQFLMPYKKWVIGDSIVIAISQVFSALIPTLALSWLIDTILPSENNTWLWGLMWLLVLSAVLDLGMMIIDEYFCHITAKSVTNRQKLRLFGHLQVLPFSFYQNNSSGELLARTSDDPDTLHNFLAWEGSTFMASAQGVVIYSIVLLFIHPYLMITSVVLGILFYWASNYVGARTRAASADARAEASRYLERLRESVTGIHLSRVMGVSDSEVESVVSIRDSFVKHSLRELKARMQSVVVIASYNGFALGLVYFISTLLIWNADLTSGQMLTAGGLVTIAANEMQRLLRNWLSVRRTGPALDRSDILLSQPVSEAETKHGVRGERASGDVRLKDVSFVYPDKEESVLKGVSFDIKAGEKIALVGPSGSGKSTIIDLLFRLYDTTKGSIEVDGREIREWDTDWLRSQMAIVTQDVQMRSGTLADNLRIGKSDATERELYDVLRASGLGELLDTLPDGLNTKVGERGSLLSGGQKQRLSLARAILKDAPILVLDEASSALDPITEAKINEAVLKTTKKQTIFIISHRLSTVLSADRIIVLDRGVIVEEGTHNELLKNNNGVYSRLFKREADIGEATVNQKDAQLI
- a CDS encoding GNAT family N-acetyltransferase, coding for MEIIQQWVQEDSDYIRKKLVAYNMEQLPDKLKSPYENISFVVKDDNGTIMAGVTGHMFWHHMHVDFLWVDESVRKAGYGSKLLAKIEQAAKENACTFIYLDTFSFQAPAFYEKHGYEVFGTLDHFPERVKQYFLKKKLVE